A stretch of Aedes aegypti strain LVP_AGWG chromosome 2, AaegL5.0 Primary Assembly, whole genome shotgun sequence DNA encodes these proteins:
- the LOC5575974 gene encoding zinc finger protein 431, which yields MPRSQCRICLRYCSELVPLFKANIGEKRFTDLIYELLRIEFDPNPEYPRRVCELCVKKVNYLYSFYEDLVKSQALLEELSKTTSRKEARALIEAKGPSNYSDGIFEELEKLDEISDEDDAQIEIEETTFLENVEETEPVLENVEFEAVGFDDDRPVEEQLIDIKIEAVDEEECDMLAGKVSQQIVQSDEEEEFRGFEEPVPIKLTASRNMKRKRPKQVVPKLEIVETIPNMCYICRELSDSKDMFDLHLLTHSKMLPYKCENCSTPTAPVIIKTLVLLNKHFESHGFSYLCEYCPLRFRAYPSLYDHTRNFHTEHKEGFTCDKCGQVFIEIRKFHKHVRAHRNRDSERYKCKTCAKTFQTGTILRRHERIHLTDPLYACMDCKRTFNHEEQYHKHKLRHLQQQYNQQNGYSCKVCEAHFTCKADLRVHMQVHFPNNPNYSIHTDVLPETLRDSSSYPRGCEEPDCKYIAPSYTLMWSHYRNHYKLYHCQECDRKFATATILKNHVEVIHQKLRKFHCDQCPKTFAYQHKLKEHMNVHRGIRDRKCRFCGKCFTHSSNLLVHEKVHKNIKRHKCDICDSSYVTTSALKKHRKTHRTNVRVKNVEPDVEEDCEYIECEEETAVATEITYKFAEETVRNKKEPEQEAKLEESELIYFMEDANEQVLSSQVEIEEGVTVKELCDILEGN from the exons ATGCCCCGGAGCCAGTGCCGGATTTGCCTGCGATATTGCTCCGAGTTGGTGCCGCTGTTCAAGGCTAACATCGGCGAAAAGCGGTTCACCGATCTGATCTACGAGCTGCTCCGGATTGAG TTTGACCCGAATCCGGAATACCCGAGGCGCGTCTGCGAGTTGTGCGTCAAGAAGGTGAACTATCTGTACAGCTTCTACGAGGATCTGGTGAAGAGCCAAGCCCTGCTGGAAGAGCTGAGTAAAACGACCTCTCGTAAAGAGGCGAGGGCGCTGATCGAAGCGAAAGGGCCCTCGAATTATAGCGATGGCATTTTCGAAGAGCTGGAGAAGTTGGACGAAATATCGGATGAGGATGATGCTCAAATAGAAATAGAGGAAACGACTTTCCTGGAGAATGTCGAAGAGACAGAACCGGTGTTGGAAAACGTGGAATTCGAAGCCGTTGGATTCGACGACGATCGGCCGGTGGAGGAACAGTTGATTGATATCAAGATCGAAGCGGTTGATGAGGAAGAGTGCGATATGCTGGCTGGAAAGGTTTCGCAGCAGATTGTACAGAGCGATGAAGAGGAGGAATTCAGAGGTTTTGAAGAACCGGTTCCGATCAAACTGACGGCATCAAGGAATATGAAAAGAAAACGACCTAAACAGGTTGTTCCCAAGCTGGAAATAGTTGAAACGATTCCAAACATGTGTTACATTTGTCGGGAGCTTTCGGATAGCAAAGATATGTTCGATCTTCACTTGCTAacacattcaaaaatgttgccttACAAGTGTGAAAATTGCAGCACCCCAACGGCCCCTGTAATAATTAAGACGCTGGTTCTGCTCAACAAGCACTTTGAATCGCATGGATTCAGCTACTTGTGCGAATACTGTCCGTTGAGGTTCCGTGCCTATCCTTCATTGTATGACCATACGAGAAACTTCCACACCGAGCATAAAGAGGGATTCACATGTGACAAATGCGGACAAGTATTCATCGAGATTCGTAAATTTCACAAGCACGTACGAGCTCACCGGAATCGTGATTCTGAGCGGTACAAATGTAAGACTTGTGCCAAAACCTTTCAAACCGGGACCATCTTGCGACGTCACGAGCGAATCCACTTGACCGACCCGTTGTATGCATGCATGGACTGCAAGAGGACATTCAACCACGAAGAACAATACCACAAGCATAAATTGCGTCATCTGCAGCAGCAGTACAATCAGCAGAATGGTTATTCCTGCAAGGTTTGTGAGGCGCACTTTACCTGTAAGGCTGATCTGCGAGTTCACATGCAAGTCCATTTCCCCAACAATCCAAACTACAGCATCCACACGGACGTTCTGCCGGAAACTCTGAGAGATTCCTCCAGCTATCCTCGAGGATGCGAAGAACCGGACTGCAAATACATTGCTCCGTCTTACACCCTCATGTGGTCCCACTATCGCAATCACTACAAGTTGTACCATTGCCAGGAGTGCGATCGAAAATTTGCCACGGCCACCATCCTCAAGAATCACGTGGAAGTAATCCATCAGAAACTCCGAAAGTTCCACTGCGATCAGTGCCCGAAAACGTTCGCCTATCAGCACAAGCTCAAGGAGCACATGAACGTCCACCGGGGGATCCGGGATCGCAAATGTCGCTTCTGTGGCAAATGCTTCACCCATTCCTCCAACCTGCTCGTCCACGAAAAGGTTCACAAGAACATCAAGCGGCACAAGTGCGACATTTGCGATTCCTCGTACGTGACGACGTCCGCACTGAAGAAGCACAGAAAGACGCATCGGACTAATGTGAGGGTGAAAAACGTCGAACCAGATGTGGAGGAGGACTGCGAATACATCGAGTGTGAAGAGGAAACAGCCGTTGCTACCGAAATAACCTACAAGTTTGCGGAGGAAACTGTTCGGAACAAGAAAGAACCGGAACAGGAAGCTAAACTGGAGGAAAGCGAGCTCATCTATTTCATGGAGGACGCAAACGAGCAAGTGTTGAGCAGTCAGGTGGAGATTGAGGAAGGGGTGACCGTGAAAGAGCTGTGCGATATTCTAGAGGGAAATTAG